GGTGCCTCACGTCCGGCTCGGGCAGACGGCGGACCTGGTCGTGGTCGCGCCGGCGACGGCCGACCTGCTGGCCAAGGCCGCCCACGGGCTGGCCGACGACCTGCTCACCAACACCCTGCTCACCGCACGGTGCCCGGTCGTGCTCGCCCCGGCGATGCACACCGAGATGTGGGAGCACCCGGCGACCACGGCCAACGTCGCCACCCTGCGCTCACGCGGCCTGCTCGTCATCGAGCCCGCCGAGGGCCGGCTCACCGGCGCCGACACCGGCAAGGGCCGGCTGCCGGAGCCTGCGGAGATCTTCGAGGTCGCCCGGGACGTGCTGGCCCGCTCGCAGGCCGGATCGTCGACCGCTGCGGCGGCCCTCGACCTCGCCGGGCGCCACGTCGTCGTGTCCGCCGGCGGCACCCGCGAGCGTCTCGACCCGGTGCGCTTCCTCGGCAACCGGTCCTCGGGCCGCCAGGGCTACGCCCTGGCTCGCGCCGCCGCCGCGCGCGGCGCCGAGGTCACCCTGGTCGCCGCCAACGTCGACCTGCCCGACCCCGCCGGCGTGAAGGTGGTCCGGGTCGAGTCGACCGCCGAGCTGCGCGACGCCGTCCTCACCGCGACCGCCGGGGCCGACGCGGTCGTGATGGCCGCCGCGCCCGCCGACTTCCGCCCGACCGTGCTGTCGGACGTGAAGATCAAGAAGGCAGACGACGGATCGGCTCCGTCGATCACGCTGCAGCAGAATCCCGACATCCTCAAGGAGATCTCGACCCATCGGGCCCGCCCGGAGGCCGTGATCGTCGGGTTCGCCGCCGAGACCGGCGACGCCACCGGCAGCGTGCTCGACCTGGCCCGCGCCAAGCTGGCCCGCAAGGGCTGCGACCTGCTCGTCGTCAACGACGTGAGCGGGGGAGCGGTCTTCGGGAGCACCGACAACGAAGCGGTGATCCTCGGGTCCGACGGCTCCGCGGTCGACGTACCGCACGGATCGAAGGCGGCGCTCGCCCACCAGATCTGGGACCAGGTCGTCTCGCGACTTTCCTGAGACTCCCCGGCATCACCTCAGCCGGTCCGTATCGTTGGACCACAGCCCATCAGCCCCCCAACCAGGAGTTCCCACCACCATGACCGGACGTCTGTTCACGTCGGAGTCGGTGACCGAGGGTCACCCGGACAAGATCGCCGACCAGATCAGCGACACCGTGCTCGACTACCTGCTCGAGCACGACCCGAAGAGCCGGGTCGCTGTCGAGACGCTGCTGACCACCGGCCTGGTCGTCGTCGCCGGCGAGGTGACCACCGAGGCGTACGCCCCGGTCGCCCAGCTGGTCCGCGAGAAGGTCCTCGAGATCGGCTACGACTCCTCCGACAAGGGCTTCGACGGCAACTCCTGCGGCGTCCAGGTCGCGATCGGCGCGCAGTCGCCCGACATCGCGCAGGGCGTCGACACCGCCGAGGACGTCCGCCTCGGCGGCTCGTCCGACGAGCTCGACCAGCAGGGCGCGGGCGACCAGGGCCTGATGTTCGGCTACGCCTGCGACGACACCCCCGAGCTCTTCCCGCTGCCGATCAAGATCGCGCAGACGCTGGCCGAGAAGCTCACCGAGGTCCGCAAGGACGGCACGCTGGCCTACCTGCGCCCCGACGGCAAGACCCAGGTCACCATCGAGTACGACGAGGACGACCGCGCGGTCCGCGTCGACACCGTCGTGCTGTCGACCCAGCACGCCGAGGACGTCAGCCAGGAGCAGATCGCCGCCGACATCAAGGCGAAGGTCATCGAGCCCGTACTCGAGCAGTTCAAGACCAGCGTCCCGTTCGACGGCTACAAGCTGCACATCAACCCCACCGGCAAGTTCGTCGTCGGTGGCCCGATGGGCGACGCCGGCCTGACCGGTCGCAAGATCATCGTCGACACCTACGGCGGCATGGCCCGCCACGGAGGCGGCGCGTTCTCCGGCAAGGACCCGTCCAAGGTCGACCGCTCGGCCGCCTACGCGATGCGCTGGGTCGCCAAGAACATCGTCGCCGCGGGCCTGGCCCGCCGTGCCGAGGTCCAGGTCGCCTACGCGATCGGTGTCGCCAAGCCCGTCGGCGTCTTCGTGGAGACCTTCGGCACCGGCGTCGTCCCGGACGAGAAGATCCAGGAGGCGGTCCTCGAGGTGTTCGACCTGCGTCCCGCCGCGATCCTGCGCGACCTCGACCTGCGCCGCCCGATCTACGCCAAGACGGCCGCCTACGGCCACTTCGGTCGCGAGCTGCCCGAGTTCACCTGGGAGCGGACCGACCGCGCCGAGGCCCTGAAGGCCGCCGCGGGCATCTGATCGCCGACCCGGCGCGAACTGTCCCGGGATTTCGGTCGACCCGGCAGAAAGTGTCCTCTCGCGAGGACTCCTTCTGCCGGGTCGGCCCGTTTTGCGTGCCACTTTCTGCCGGGTCGGTCCGTTTTGCGAGCCACTTCGTGCCGGGTCGGCGATGGGTCGGGGGCCGCTGGTAGAACTGCCGCCATGACCCCCACTCCCGACGAGCCGGCGCTGGAGCTGCCCGGCCTCGTCCGGGACCGGGCGGCCGAGGGGCGGGCCAAGGCGGCGGCGACGCGAGCGCGGAAGGTCGCCGAGGCCGAGATCGCCTCGGTCGACCCGGTCGCCCAGGTGGTGCTCGACCTGCCGCTGGCCCACCTCGACCGCACCTTCGACTACGCGGTGCCGGCCGCGATGGCCGACGGCGCGGTGGCCGGGACCCGGGTCAAGGTGCGCTTCGGCGGCCAGGACGTCGACGGCTTCGTCGTCGCCCGGGCCGCCGCCTCCGAGCACGACGGCCGGCTGGCGCCGCTGCGGCGCCTGGTCAGCCCCGAGCCGGTGCTCAGCCCCGCGGTGGCGGCGCTGTGCGCGAAGGTCGCGGAGCGGTACGCCGGCGTCAGCGCCGACGTCCGCCGCCTCGCCGTCCCCCCACGGCACGCCACCACCGAGAAGGAGCCGACGGCGCCCTCACCGGCGCTGTCCTACGACGGCGCGGCCGCCGACCGGGCCTGGGCGGCGTACCCGGCGGCGGCTCCCTTCCTCGCCCACCTGCGCGAGGGCCACCCGCCGCGAGCCGTCTGGTCGGCCGGCCCGGGCGAGGACTGGCCGGTGCTGCTCGCGCACCTCGCCGGCGCCGCGCTGGCGGCCGGGCGCGGGAGCATCGTGTGCCTGCCCGACCACCGCGACGTCGCCCGCCTCGACGCCGCCCTCACCACGCTGCTCGGCGAAGGACACCACGTCGCCCTGCACGCCGACCCCGGCCCGGCCGCCCGCTACCGCGAGTTCCTCGCCGTGGCCCGCGGCCGGCGGCGGATCGTGGTCGGCACCCGCTCGGCCGCCTTTGCGCCGGTCCGCGACCTCGGCCTGGTCGTGGTGTGGGACGACGGCGACGACCTGCACGCGGAGCCGCGGGCGCCCTACCCCCACGTACGGGAGGTCCTGCTGCTCCGCGCCGAGCAGGAGCGCACCGCCGCCCTGGTCGGCGGCTTCTCCCGCACGGTCGAGGCCCAGCACCTGCTCCACACCGGCTGGGCGCGCGAGATCGCGCTCCCGCGCGCGACCCTCCGCGAGCGCGCCCTGATCGGCGTCAGCGGCGCCAGCGACGTCGCGCTGGACCGCGACCCCACGGCCGGTGCGGCCCGGGTGCCGAAGGAGGCCCACGACGCGCTGAGGTGGGGGCTGGAGCGCGGCCCGGTGCTGGTGCAGACGCCACGAGCGGGCTACGCGCTGCGGCTGGCCTGCGAGCGCTGTCGCACGCCGGCCCGCTGCAAGGCCTGCTCCGGACCGCTCGAGCTCACCGGCCCCACCACGCCACCTCGCTGTCGCTGGTGCGCCACCGAGGCGCCCGGCTGGTCCTGCCCGGAGTGCGGCGCGACCGGGCTGCGGGCACCGGTCGTGGGCGACGCCCGGACCGCCGACGAGCTCGGCCGCAGCTTCCCCAAGGTCGCCGTGGTGTCCTCGTCGGGTGACAAGATCCGCT
The genomic region above belongs to Nocardioides sp. QY071 and contains:
- the coaBC gene encoding bifunctional phosphopantothenoylcysteine decarboxylase/phosphopantothenate--cysteine ligase CoaBC; protein product: MSRPRVVLGVSGGIAAYKACELLRRFTESGHDVTVVPTAAALEFVGAPTWAALSGKPVSAEVWDGVHEVPHVRLGQTADLVVVAPATADLLAKAAHGLADDLLTNTLLTARCPVVLAPAMHTEMWEHPATTANVATLRSRGLLVIEPAEGRLTGADTGKGRLPEPAEIFEVARDVLARSQAGSSTAAAALDLAGRHVVVSAGGTRERLDPVRFLGNRSSGRQGYALARAAAARGAEVTLVAANVDLPDPAGVKVVRVESTAELRDAVLTATAGADAVVMAAAPADFRPTVLSDVKIKKADDGSAPSITLQQNPDILKEISTHRARPEAVIVGFAAETGDATGSVLDLARAKLARKGCDLLVVNDVSGGAVFGSTDNEAVILGSDGSAVDVPHGSKAALAHQIWDQVVSRLS
- the metK gene encoding methionine adenosyltransferase, giving the protein MTGRLFTSESVTEGHPDKIADQISDTVLDYLLEHDPKSRVAVETLLTTGLVVVAGEVTTEAYAPVAQLVREKVLEIGYDSSDKGFDGNSCGVQVAIGAQSPDIAQGVDTAEDVRLGGSSDELDQQGAGDQGLMFGYACDDTPELFPLPIKIAQTLAEKLTEVRKDGTLAYLRPDGKTQVTIEYDEDDRAVRVDTVVLSTQHAEDVSQEQIAADIKAKVIEPVLEQFKTSVPFDGYKLHINPTGKFVVGGPMGDAGLTGRKIIVDTYGGMARHGGGAFSGKDPSKVDRSAAYAMRWVAKNIVAAGLARRAEVQVAYAIGVAKPVGVFVETFGTGVVPDEKIQEAVLEVFDLRPAAILRDLDLRRPIYAKTAAYGHFGRELPEFTWERTDRAEALKAAAGI
- a CDS encoding primosomal protein N', which translates into the protein MTPTPDEPALELPGLVRDRAAEGRAKAAATRARKVAEAEIASVDPVAQVVLDLPLAHLDRTFDYAVPAAMADGAVAGTRVKVRFGGQDVDGFVVARAAASEHDGRLAPLRRLVSPEPVLSPAVAALCAKVAERYAGVSADVRRLAVPPRHATTEKEPTAPSPALSYDGAAADRAWAAYPAAAPFLAHLREGHPPRAVWSAGPGEDWPVLLAHLAGAALAAGRGSIVCLPDHRDVARLDAALTTLLGEGHHVALHADPGPAARYREFLAVARGRRRIVVGTRSAAFAPVRDLGLVVVWDDGDDLHAEPRAPYPHVREVLLLRAEQERTAALVGGFSRTVEAQHLLHTGWAREIALPRATLRERALIGVSGASDVALDRDPTAGAARVPKEAHDALRWGLERGPVLVQTPRAGYALRLACERCRTPARCKACSGPLELTGPTTPPRCRWCATEAPGWSCPECGATGLRAPVVGDARTADELGRSFPKVAVVSSSGDKIRSRVGPEPRIVVATPGAEPVAEGGYAVVVLLDTWWALGRDSLRAPEEALRRWSNAVGLVGPGGRALAVGDPAVPALQALVRWDAAGFAVREAEERREARLPPAARIATVTGPPGALDDLRALLELPAAAEVLGPVPTRDADVERLVLRVPRADGVALARALGEAQRLRSARKLEPVRIQVDPWEL